In Miscanthus floridulus cultivar M001 chromosome 8, ASM1932011v1, whole genome shotgun sequence, the sequence aaaagctactaaaagggctttagtcttctctagtaactctggagttactaaaagtgactaaaccgtttagtagctactaaagtttagtagctcgaaccaaacaccccctactaGAGATAACTAAAgctcttttagtagcttttagtcatagtgtttggttaaaaagttactaaagtaaCTAAAAACtattaaatttagtagctactaggcgaAACAAACATGCCCTAACACTATGTTCTGTAGTAATGATTTCCTGAGAGCAAACCCAGATTATTCGTAGCCCAAGTTAGATTCTActccaaagaatttttttttcttcgAAAGAACTGCAAAAACTTTGCCGTGATTTCTATTAGTCgatgaaaggaaacaaaaaaGGCAAATGCCCACCCAGTTTTTTGAGCGGAAACTGGGTCCAAAAACCATACAACTCAGGAGAGTGCTCCACTCATCCTAGCAACTTTTGAACAACTGTCACAACTCACGCCACTACTTGTAGCTTGGTCGCGTCTACTTAATTAACAACACCCACCCAACTAAGACACCTCAACTAGAGAAAGACAACTTGGAGAACCGTAGGGAGCACCGAGCACCAACACCGAGCACGGTCACTGTAGGAGAAGCGCCATGACTGCGACATCCAACGCGGTAGGAAGAGAGGTAGTAAAGGACGCCTCCAAAGAGGGCACGGCATCCGCAGATGTCGCCGTCCAAGCTTTCGCCCCGACCTCATGCTTCTTCCATATCTGCCACCGCCGGAGTCCCACAGAGGTAGCCTGACCCGAGGAACCAGCCCGGGCAAGGGAAAGGCAGGTGGCGGGGAGAAGAGGGACGGGATCAGAAGAAGCCCCAGTCGCCCATCCCACCACCGTCCCAGCTCCTGGAAAGCGGTCCCAGCGTCAAAACCCGCCGCGTAGAGCCTCCAGCAGCCCCATTACGAACTTCCGCCATCAGCACGCCGGATCCAGCAAGGAACGCCAGCCCCGACCAAGGAGGCCAAGGCCGACTGCCACCACTACATCCGTTCCCAGCCCCACCAGACCCGAAGGGTGCCGCGGCGAGCCGCCACCCCCGACGTCGGTGAAGGCCGGAGAGCACCTCCTCCGCAGATCCAGGGTGGAGAGTGCCGGCTCCGTCCACCCCGGACCGGGTGTGCCACCGGTCGAGTTCCCCTGAAGAGCACGTCGAGGATCCCCCCAGGAGAGACGCGATAACAGATCTTAGCCTGGGAGACAGATCCGGGCAGGGGAGGGAAGGGTCCGCCCCGGtgccaggagcgccgccggccgAGGTTCCCCTTGAAGAATCGCGCCGGAACCCAACGAACTAGCCTGAAACGCGCCAGCACCACCCCCACGCCGCCGGAGCCGGATCTAGCCGGCGGGGAACTAGATCCACCCACAGAGAGGCCGGATCTGAGCCGCCAGCCACCACCATGAGAAGCGCGACGACGGCGCCGGGTATcaccgggagagggagggagacacCCGGCCACCGCCGTCCTTGCCCTCCACCGGAGCTCCGGCGGCGAGCTCTAGCGACGGCCGAGACAGGGAGGATGTAGGGAGGTAGGGacgtagccagcggtggggctaggggggcttcagtcccccctacccatcctgagcacgtggagttttCCTAAGTCATCCCTTAAAATTTTATacatacatgtattaggtaggaggagcTAAGGtcaagagaagataaaaaacatctattcttttgttcagctcctcctaaatttttttctggcttcgtcactgtaGGGAGGGGCCCGAAGACAGGGGCGACGGCGCCGCCCGAGTCGCCCTCGGGGGAGAGCGACGGGGGCGAAGGGGTATGTGGACTGGCCTTCCCAAGGAAATTTTTGAAAAATTGAATTTCCAAGAAAATCCATTGCGCTTTTCATCTCTGATGGAGAGAAACACGAAACCCTCATTATGCCTACAGCTGTTCTTTGGAGTAGAGTAGTAGACATTGCGAAAGCTTGAAATCACAGGTAGTTCGATAGGACGCACTGACCAGTGAAGAGTGGCCGTATATCTGGTCATTTTGGCAGCAGGGAAAATGGCCAAGGAGCAAATAATTCGGAAGAAAATGATGGCGCCCCTACCCTACCCAGAAGGATCTCGCGTGGGATGGGGGACATGGCGCAATCGCCAACCGTCTCACTGTCATGGCAGTCGCCCGGCGCACGGCCCAGTACGGCCGCCTGCGCTGCCCCCAAACCTTCCTTTCTGCTGCCTTTGCTGGGGCTTCCAGGCCGCAGCCTGCAGGCGAGATGtcaggagccagagccggagatGGAAAGCAATTGAAGAACAGAGTTCAGTGTGGTACCTGCCCATCATTCAGCTCATCgtccttcctcctctccgatcGTCAAGATGGTACGCGATCGACACTCAAAAGCGACACGCAACTAGCCGACTGCTCGTGAAACGGAAACCTCAGATTTTCAAACACAACAAGATGAATTTCACTTATACAAGAGAGAATTTGCGAGTCACAGGAAACGACTTTACAGAGACGAGAGATCCGCCCATTGCACGCACGCAAGCACCAAACTACGCACGCATGGATACATATATACATCGTCAGGCGCCTTTGAAGCAAAGAGGAGCTATACTGTACAAGCTGCAGGTTTTGACGCGGACGCACGCACAAAACCAAGCGTGGTTTGCAATGCATCGTCACGGCCAGAACCTGCAGCACAAGGGCTTGCTGCCGCCGTGGTGCCGCTtcttgccgccgccgcccttcCGCTTGGGCACGGTCACCGTGAGCAccccgtccgccatggccgcgcgcACCTCGTCCTCGTCCGCGGCCGCGTCGTCCGGCAGCCGGAACTGCGTCTCGAACGCGCGCGCGCCGGCCCTCTCCCTGCAGTGCCACCTCACGGTCACGGCGCCGTCGGTGCCCCCGTCCTCTTCCTTCTTTTCCTCGtggcccgccgccgcgccgcccttattggcggcggcggcgtcgtccTGGTCCTGCTTGCCGCCGCGGACGCGGAGGATACGGCCGTCCACCAGCTCGACGGCCACCTGCTCCTTGGTCAGGCCCGGGACGTCCATCTTGAACACGTGCGCGTCCCGAGTCTCCTTCCAGTCCATCGGTGGCCGCGTCTCGCCGACGCTGGCGGCGTCGGGGAAGAACCTGTCGAGCA encodes:
- the LOC136474661 gene encoding 17.8 kDa heat shock protein-like, whose amino-acid sequence is MSLALSRMLLDRFFPDAASVGETRPPMDWKETRDAHVFKMDVPGLTKEQVAVELVDGRILRVRGGKQDQDDAAAANKGGAAAGHEEKKEEDGGTDGAVTVRWHCRERAGARAFETQFRLPDDAAADEDEVRAAMADGVLTVTVPKRKGGGGKKRHHGGSKPLCCRFWP